The Chryseobacterium nakagawai genome has a segment encoding these proteins:
- a CDS encoding polysaccharide deacetylase family protein, whose amino-acid sequence MKHYSFILFYLFCNVFIYAFQGSFWVYIACFLAFSAVVVWGSFAIELGYFVNSITHKRTKIKEVALTFDDGPTEFTPKFLDLLKEHEIKATFFCIGKQIEKYPETFQRIINEGHAIGNHTLSHSNSTGFLSTSKMTAEIENCDEVMRNIGNLRTDLYRPPFGVTNPSIAKAIQRTHKISIGWNVRSLDTITDDEKKIYKRITKGLRKGSIILLHDTSEKTYRVLTDLLVFLADKKYSTFTVDSITNSRKND is encoded by the coding sequence ATGAAACATTATTCATTCATCCTATTTTATCTCTTCTGTAACGTTTTTATCTATGCGTTTCAGGGAAGTTTTTGGGTGTATATTGCATGTTTCCTAGCCTTTTCTGCCGTAGTGGTTTGGGGATCCTTTGCTATTGAACTGGGATATTTTGTCAACAGTATTACTCATAAAAGAACAAAAATTAAGGAAGTTGCCCTCACTTTTGATGATGGTCCTACTGAATTCACTCCTAAGTTTTTAGACTTACTTAAAGAACATGAAATAAAGGCAACTTTTTTCTGTATCGGAAAACAGATTGAAAAATATCCTGAAACATTTCAGAGAATTATTAATGAAGGACATGCCATTGGAAATCATACTTTATCCCATTCCAATTCAACCGGCTTTTTATCGACTTCAAAAATGACTGCAGAGATTGAAAACTGTGATGAAGTTATGAGAAATATTGGGAACCTGCGAACAGATTTATACAGGCCTCCTTTCGGAGTTACCAATCCGAGCATTGCCAAAGCGATACAACGAACTCATAAAATCAGCATCGGCTGGAACGTCCGTTCTCTGGACACCATTACTGATGATGAAAAGAAAATCTATAAAAGAATAACTAAAGGTCTTAGAAAAGGAAGCATTATTCTCCTTCACGACACCTCAGAAAAAACGTATCGTGTGCTGACAGATTTATTAGTATTTTTGGCGGATAAAAAGTATTCAACCTTTACCGTTGATTCCATTACAAATTCAAGAAAAAATGATTAA
- a CDS encoding LolA family protein, translating into MIKNIAFGAFLLISGFFFAQNTAMSGAEAKAFVSKVSADTKEIKTLQSDFTQTKKMDFLDKSIVTYGKMSLQTPNMLSWKYTKPYQYSIVFKSNKIYINDQGKKSSVDAKSKTFEKINKLIVGSSNGTMFNDPEFTVTYFKNGNYNVAKFVPKTSQLLKYIKQIELYFPKNQSTVSQVNMTEASGDTTNIVFKNTKINASIPASEFTL; encoded by the coding sequence ATGATTAAAAATATTGCTTTTGGAGCATTTTTATTAATTTCTGGTTTCTTTTTTGCTCAAAACACGGCAATGTCAGGAGCAGAGGCTAAAGCATTCGTATCGAAAGTTTCAGCAGACACCAAGGAAATTAAAACTTTGCAGAGTGATTTTACCCAGACTAAAAAAATGGATTTTCTGGATAAAAGCATTGTTACTTACGGAAAAATGTCTCTACAGACGCCCAATATGCTAAGCTGGAAATACACCAAGCCTTATCAGTACAGCATTGTTTTTAAAAGCAATAAGATCTACATCAATGATCAGGGGAAAAAATCATCTGTAGATGCTAAGAGTAAAACTTTTGAAAAGATCAACAAACTGATTGTTGGCAGTTCAAACGGAACCATGTTCAATGATCCGGAATTTACAGTAACGTATTTCAAAAACGGGAATTACAATGTAGCGAAGTTTGTTCCGAAGACTTCTCAGTTGCTCAAATATATTAAGCAGATTGAACTTTATTTCCCTAAAAACCAGTCTACGGTTTCCCAAGTGAATATGACCGAAGCGTCCGGGGATACTACTAATATTGTTTTTAAAAATACCAAAATCAATGCTTCGATTCCTGCGTCAGAATTTACTTTATAG
- a CDS encoding 3-hydroxyacyl-ACP dehydratase, which translates to MQTILTDFYTLTSYEKADNGSFVAHIHLNKDHDIFKGHFPGNPVTPGVCMMQIIKELTEEFTGSKLFLKTASNVKFMAIINPFETPDLKLQLDITEDDEDVKVKNVTSFGETIALKLSVSYKKLMS; encoded by the coding sequence ATGCAAACCATTCTTACAGATTTTTATACGCTTACATCATACGAAAAGGCAGACAACGGAAGTTTTGTCGCTCATATCCATTTAAATAAGGATCATGATATTTTTAAGGGACATTTTCCAGGAAACCCTGTAACTCCGGGAGTTTGTATGATGCAGATCATTAAAGAACTGACCGAAGAATTTACAGGTTCAAAATTATTTTTAAAAACAGCCTCCAATGTAAAGTTTATGGCGATCATTAATCCTTTTGAAACTCCTGATCTGAAACTTCAGCTGGATATTACGGAAGATGATGAAGATGTTAAAGTAAAAAATGTAACCTCTTTTGGCGAGACTATTGCATTGAAATTGTCTGTAAGCTATAAAAAATTAATGTCATGA
- a CDS encoding DUF2062 domain-containing protein produces MSLAEVQNAISERKICVLIPTYNNEKTLKRVIDGVLDYTESIIVVNDGSTDSTPQILSQYPQITIISLPENKGKGNGLKTGFREAKELGYNHAITIDSDGQHYPDDIPVFVEALLQEDEEVILIGNRNMSQDGIPKKSSFGNRFSNFWFWFETGIKLEDTQSGYRFYPLHKIPKKYFTPKFEFEIEIIVRTAWRHVPVKNVPIKVLYDPAERVSHFRPFKDFTRISILNTILVTITLFYIIPRNFVNNFKKKSFKRFIKEDVLESDGTNRTKAFSIALGVFIGLSPFWGFQTLLVISLSVLFKLNKVLAFVASNVSLPPFIPFIIAASLFLGAPFVDGDSNFLSQDLNFDLIKNNLLQYVIGSFILSTTLSAIAGISTFLFLNKLNPENN; encoded by the coding sequence ATGTCCCTTGCTGAAGTACAGAATGCAATTTCTGAAAGGAAAATCTGCGTTTTAATACCTACCTACAATAATGAAAAGACCCTGAAAAGGGTCATTGACGGTGTTCTGGATTACACCGAAAGTATTATTGTCGTGAATGACGGTTCTACCGATTCTACCCCTCAGATTCTGAGCCAATATCCTCAGATCACAATAATCTCCTTACCTGAGAACAAAGGAAAGGGAAACGGGCTTAAAACAGGCTTCAGAGAGGCAAAAGAATTAGGTTATAACCATGCCATCACTATAGATTCTGATGGGCAGCATTATCCGGATGATATTCCTGTATTTGTAGAGGCTCTTCTTCAGGAAGATGAAGAGGTTATTTTGATTGGAAACAGAAATATGTCTCAGGACGGCATTCCAAAGAAAAGCAGTTTCGGAAATAGGTTTTCTAACTTCTGGTTTTGGTTTGAAACCGGAATTAAACTGGAAGACACGCAATCCGGGTATAGGTTCTATCCTTTGCATAAAATTCCAAAAAAATATTTTACCCCTAAGTTTGAATTTGAAATTGAGATCATTGTAAGAACCGCCTGGAGACATGTTCCGGTAAAAAATGTTCCGATAAAAGTCTTATATGATCCTGCAGAACGTGTTTCTCACTTCAGACCGTTTAAAGATTTTACCAGAATCAGTATTCTGAATACTATTTTGGTAACCATCACCCTATTCTACATTATTCCGAGGAACTTCGTAAATAATTTCAAAAAAAAAAGCTTTAAAAGGTTCATAAAAGAAGATGTACTGGAAAGCGACGGAACTAACCGTACCAAAGCTTTTTCCATTGCACTTGGAGTTTTTATCGGACTTTCTCCTTTCTGGGGATTTCAGACTTTACTTGTGATCAGCTTATCTGTACTTTTTAAACTGAATAAAGTGCTGGCATTTGTAGCTTCAAATGTGAGCCTTCCGCCCTTTATTCCTTTTATTATTGCCGCCTCTTTATTTCTGGGTGCTCCGTTTGTTGATGGAGACAGCAATTTCCTTAGCCAGGATCTTAATTTTGATTTGATTAAAAATAATTTGCTTCAATATGTGATTGGAAGCTTTATCCTGAGCACCACACTATCTGCTATCGCCGGAATAAGTACTTTTCTTTTCCTGAATAAACTGAATCCCGAGAATAATTAG
- a CDS encoding C45 family autoproteolytic acyltransferase/hydolase has product MKKTNIQHLSYKRPLISFLFFFLLSSCGVSKSIHHLPDVKQYALEIPKVTRINDSTFSYNQNVLTKNKQQLWELYIKGNPLQLGYNNGALTQDLMQKQEEIFFSKVEGFVPSKFKQKLLNIFLKWYNRKMYLNVREDYQAELYGLSQYSSDRYDFIAPRYLRNLYLHGAHDIGHAMQDLAMVGCTSLAVWNENTEDGNMLIGRNFDFYVGDEFAQNKLVEFVEPEDGFPYMSVSWPGMIGVVSGMNKEGITVTINAGKSRIPLTAKTPISLVTREILQYAKNIDEAIAIAKKRHVFVSESILVGSAHDKNAVIIEVSPKNFGVYRVQNTSKVLCTNHFQSDAYKHDVKNQKQIEESHSAYRYEKLQELLQEEKKLNPEKIASILRNRSGLKDKSIGYGNEKALNQLLAHHAVIFSPEKKLAWVSSNPYQLGEFVCYDLNEIFSGKTLQANNFSKSQLNIPRDSFADSEEFENYEISRMLSKEINDATENKDIALTDDAIPYYESLNPDFWKVYFLSGKYYYYKKEYLKAKLEFEKALTKEITTVPDQKMIEKYLNKTNKKISK; this is encoded by the coding sequence GTGAAAAAAACTAATATCCAACATCTGTCATATAAAAGGCCTCTTATCTCCTTCCTTTTTTTCTTTCTCCTGAGCTCTTGTGGAGTATCAAAATCTATTCATCACCTTCCTGATGTCAAACAATATGCATTGGAAATTCCGAAGGTTACCAGGATCAATGACAGTACCTTTAGCTATAATCAAAATGTTCTCACCAAAAATAAACAACAGCTTTGGGAGCTTTATATTAAAGGAAACCCTTTGCAATTAGGATATAACAACGGAGCGTTAACTCAGGATCTGATGCAGAAACAGGAGGAAATTTTCTTCTCCAAAGTAGAAGGCTTTGTTCCTTCAAAATTTAAGCAGAAACTTTTAAATATCTTCTTAAAGTGGTACAATCGTAAAATGTATCTCAATGTAAGAGAAGATTATCAGGCAGAATTGTATGGGTTGTCACAATATTCATCTGATCGGTATGATTTTATTGCACCAAGATATCTGAGAAATCTGTATTTGCATGGAGCTCATGATATTGGGCATGCGATGCAGGATCTTGCGATGGTAGGTTGTACTTCTCTGGCGGTCTGGAACGAGAATACGGAAGATGGGAATATGCTGATCGGAAGAAACTTCGATTTTTACGTAGGAGACGAGTTTGCCCAAAATAAGTTGGTTGAATTTGTAGAACCGGAAGACGGATTTCCTTATATGTCAGTAAGTTGGCCGGGAATGATCGGTGTGGTTTCCGGAATGAATAAAGAAGGAATCACCGTAACGATCAATGCCGGAAAATCAAGAATTCCTCTGACGGCAAAAACTCCCATTTCTCTGGTAACAAGAGAGATTCTACAATATGCTAAAAATATAGATGAAGCGATTGCTATTGCTAAAAAAAGACATGTATTTGTTTCAGAATCCATCTTAGTAGGAAGTGCTCATGATAAAAATGCAGTAATTATTGAAGTCTCACCGAAAAACTTCGGAGTATATAGAGTTCAAAATACAAGTAAAGTGCTTTGCACCAATCATTTTCAGTCTGACGCTTATAAACATGATGTAAAAAATCAAAAACAAATTGAAGAGAGCCACTCGGCGTACCGTTATGAAAAATTACAGGAACTTTTACAGGAAGAAAAAAAATTAAATCCGGAGAAAATAGCTTCTATTTTAAGGAATCGCTCTGGTTTAAAAGATAAAAGTATTGGTTATGGAAATGAAAAAGCATTAAACCAATTATTGGCACATCATGCGGTTATATTTTCACCTGAAAAGAAACTGGCTTGGGTATCATCCAATCCCTATCAGTTGGGCGAATTTGTTTGCTATGATCTCAATGAAATATTTTCAGGTAAAACATTACAGGCCAATAACTTTTCAAAGTCACAATTGAATATCCCTCGCGATTCCTTTGCAGACTCTGAAGAATTTGAGAATTACGAAATATCTAGAATGCTGAGCAAGGAAATCAATGATGCTACAGAAAATAAGGATATTGCATTAACAGATGATGCCATTCCTTATTATGAATCTTTAAATCCTGACTTCTGGAAAGTCTATTTTTTGAGTGGAAAATACTATTATTATAAAAAAGAATATCTAAAAGCCAAATTAGAGTTTGAAAAGGCTCTTACCAAAGAAATAACGACTGTTCCGGATCAGAAAATGATTGAAAAATATCTTAATAAAACCAATAAAAAAATCAGTAAATAG
- a CDS encoding phytoene desaturase family protein, with protein MKKEYDILVIGSGLGGLVSALVLAKEGLKVCVLEKNNQYGGNLQTFSRDKLIFDTGVHYLGGLSKGQNLNRFFSYLEIMDELELQKMDEDGYDRISFGDDAVEYPHAQGYQNFVEQLSVYFPEEKENLENYCEEIQYVCSQFPRYQVVGKDNYNEEILHLNTKRFIESVTQNKRLQAVLLGSNFLYAGDSENVPFYVHALTVNSYIQSAYKCVRGGSQISRLLIRKLRQYGAEVHKHSEVSEFIFNENNTLTSVKTKTGKEYAAKKFISNIEIRSAIKLIGEERLKKSFLNRVLSWQPVSSCFSVYLVLKPHCLPNFNYNIYHYSSEEQVWNAYRYHKEAWPETYMLSSTPSKQYPEFAESLTAISYMDFDEVKQWENTVNTVADEHERGEQYEKFKLEKTEKMIDALENKIPGLKHAIQRIYTSTPLSYRDYIGSFEGNMYGYMKNSDNPLKTMVSPRTKIDNLFLTGQSVNMHGILGVTIGAFNTCAEILGKETIDSRLHSMT; from the coding sequence TTGAAAAAAGAATATGACATACTTGTAATCGGCAGCGGATTGGGAGGTCTTGTTTCAGCTCTTGTTTTAGCGAAAGAAGGCCTGAAGGTTTGTGTTCTGGAGAAAAATAATCAGTATGGCGGAAATCTGCAGACTTTTTCAAGGGACAAACTTATTTTTGATACCGGAGTTCATTATTTAGGTGGTCTTTCAAAAGGGCAGAATCTGAACCGTTTTTTCTCCTATCTGGAAATTATGGATGAGCTGGAGCTTCAGAAGATGGATGAAGATGGCTATGATAGAATTTCATTCGGAGATGATGCTGTTGAATATCCTCATGCCCAGGGTTATCAAAACTTTGTAGAACAATTATCTGTCTATTTTCCTGAAGAAAAAGAAAACCTTGAAAATTATTGTGAGGAGATTCAGTATGTATGCAGTCAGTTTCCAAGATATCAGGTAGTAGGAAAAGATAATTATAATGAAGAGATTCTGCATTTAAATACCAAAAGGTTTATAGAATCTGTAACCCAGAATAAAAGACTTCAGGCAGTTTTATTAGGATCTAATTTCCTGTATGCCGGAGATTCGGAAAATGTTCCTTTTTATGTGCATGCTTTGACGGTGAATTCTTACATACAAAGTGCCTATAAATGTGTAAGAGGAGGGAGTCAGATATCCAGATTGCTCATTCGAAAACTTCGTCAGTATGGAGCTGAAGTTCACAAACATTCAGAAGTTTCTGAATTTATTTTTAATGAAAATAATACACTGACTTCTGTAAAGACAAAGACAGGGAAAGAATATGCCGCAAAGAAGTTTATTTCCAATATTGAAATTCGTTCTGCCATTAAGCTGATTGGAGAAGAAAGACTGAAAAAATCTTTTCTGAACAGGGTTTTAAGTTGGCAGCCGGTTTCGTCCTGTTTCAGTGTTTATCTCGTTTTAAAACCTCACTGTTTGCCCAATTTTAATTATAATATCTATCATTATTCCTCAGAAGAACAGGTCTGGAATGCCTACCGTTACCATAAAGAAGCCTGGCCGGAGACCTATATGCTTTCATCTACACCATCAAAGCAGTATCCTGAGTTTGCAGAAAGTCTTACGGCAATTTCTTATATGGATTTTGATGAGGTTAAACAATGGGAAAATACAGTCAATACCGTAGCTGATGAACATGAAAGAGGAGAACAGTATGAAAAGTTCAAACTTGAAAAAACTGAAAAAATGATTGACGCTCTGGAAAATAAGATTCCTGGTTTAAAACATGCTATTCAGCGGATATATACCTCTACTCCTTTATCTTATCGTGATTATATTGGAAGCTTTGAGGGAAATATGTATGGTTATATGAAAAATTCGGATAACCCGCTTAAAACCATGGTTTCTCCCCGTACAAAAATTGATAATCTGTTTCTGACAGGCCAATCTGTGAATATGCACGGAATTTTGGGAGTAACCATTGGTGCATTCAATACCTGTGCTGAAATTCTGGGAAAAGAAACGATTGACAGTCGCTTGCATTCAATGACTTAA
- a CDS encoding LpxL/LpxP family acyltransferase — protein MNKWKGKSKGTVLGYRIFVWCIRNIGIRSSYLVLYLVAAYYVLFQKKSNQYILYYFQKRLNFSYWKAKRSIFKSYFTFGQVLIDKTAISAGLRDKYTYEFDGIENLRNLLAAKKGGVLISAHIGNFEVAEHFFADIDFDCQINLVTTDQEVTVIKEYLESVSVKKSNIKFIYVKEDMSHIFEINQALSNNELICFTGDRYFEGSKFLEADLLGKSAKFPAGPFLIASRLGVPVVYVYVMKENNLHYHLYARVAQNIKNRDSQGLLQSYVQNLETMLKKYPLQWFNYFDFWDDVD, from the coding sequence ATGAACAAGTGGAAAGGTAAATCTAAAGGGACGGTGCTGGGCTACAGGATATTCGTCTGGTGTATTAGAAATATCGGAATCAGAAGTTCATATCTCGTATTGTACCTTGTGGCTGCTTATTACGTTCTGTTTCAGAAAAAAAGCAACCAATATATTCTGTATTATTTCCAAAAAAGACTGAATTTCAGCTATTGGAAGGCTAAGCGCTCTATTTTTAAAAGCTATTTCACCTTCGGACAGGTTCTGATCGATAAAACAGCTATTTCCGCAGGTTTGAGAGATAAATATACCTATGAATTTGACGGTATTGAAAACCTGAGAAATCTTTTGGCTGCTAAGAAAGGTGGAGTACTTATCAGTGCTCACATCGGAAACTTTGAAGTGGCAGAGCATTTCTTTGCAGATATAGACTTTGACTGTCAGATTAATCTGGTCACTACAGATCAGGAGGTCACTGTTATCAAGGAATATCTGGAGAGCGTTTCCGTAAAAAAGAGCAATATCAAATTCATTTATGTCAAAGAAGATATGTCGCATATCTTTGAAATTAACCAGGCTTTGTCCAATAATGAACTGATCTGTTTTACAGGTGACCGTTACTTTGAAGGATCAAAATTTCTGGAAGCCGATTTATTAGGAAAAAGTGCCAAATTTCCGGCCGGTCCATTCCTCATTGCGTCCCGTTTAGGAGTACCTGTGGTATATGTTTATGTGATGAAAGAAAACAACCTTCATTACCATTTGTATGCACGAGTAGCACAGAATATCAAGAACCGGGATTCTCAAGGGCTTTTACAGTCTTACGTTCAGAATCTTGAAACCATGCTTAAAAAATATCCGCTTCAATGGTTTAATTATTTTGATTTTTGGGATGATGTTGATTAA
- a CDS encoding acyl carrier protein, with protein sequence MEREKIVAIVNDFLVNEFEVDGDEISNDANLKNTLGLDSLDYIDMVVVIESNFGVKLGEADFKKMVTFDDFYTTIENKIVAKNA encoded by the coding sequence ATGGAAAGGGAAAAAATTGTTGCTATTGTTAATGATTTTCTTGTTAACGAATTTGAAGTTGACGGAGATGAAATCAGTAATGATGCCAACCTTAAAAATACACTGGGACTAGACAGTTTAGATTATATTGACATGGTCGTAGTGATTGAATCCAATTTCGGAGTGAAATTAGGAGAAGCAGACTTCAAGAAAATGGTAACATTTGATGATTTCTATACAACGATTGAAAATAAGATCGTTGCAAAAAACGCATAG
- a CDS encoding beta-ketoacyl-[acyl-carrier-protein] synthase family protein, with protein sequence MENRVVITGMGIYSCIGTSLEEVRESLYQGKSGIVLDQDRKEFGFRSGLTGTVPKPDLKNLLNRRQRVSMGEESEYAYLATLDALKQANLDETFLDTHEVGILYGNDSVSKAVVESIDIAREKKDTTLMGSGAIFKSMNSTVTMNLSTIFKLKGINLTISAACASGSHSLGLAYMMIKNGFQDMIICGGAQETNKYSMASFDGLGVFSAREDEPTKASRPFDADRDGLIPSGGAASLIVESLESAQRRGAPIIAEIIGYGFSSNGGHISTPNVDGPALAMDRALKQSGLKASDIDYINAHATSTPIGDANEAKAIYEIFGSEVPVSSTKSMTGHECWMAGASEVIYSILMMQNDFVAPNINLENPDNEAKKINLVSKTKNQKIDVFLSNSFGFGGTNSALIVKKFD encoded by the coding sequence ATGGAAAATAGGGTTGTAATTACCGGAATGGGAATTTATTCCTGCATCGGGACGTCTTTAGAAGAGGTCAGGGAATCCCTATATCAAGGAAAATCTGGTATTGTCTTAGATCAGGATAGAAAAGAATTCGGTTTCAGGTCAGGGCTTACAGGAACAGTTCCGAAACCTGATTTAAAGAATCTCCTGAACAGACGCCAGCGTGTAAGCATGGGTGAAGAAAGTGAATATGCTTATCTTGCTACCCTTGATGCCTTGAAGCAGGCTAATCTTGATGAAACTTTTTTAGATACCCATGAAGTTGGGATCTTGTACGGCAATGACAGTGTTTCCAAGGCAGTAGTAGAATCTATAGACATTGCAAGGGAAAAGAAAGATACTACATTGATGGGATCGGGAGCGATCTTTAAATCAATGAATTCTACAGTAACGATGAACCTTTCTACTATTTTTAAACTGAAAGGGATTAATCTTACTATCAGTGCAGCCTGTGCAAGTGGCTCGCATTCTTTAGGGCTTGCTTACATGATGATTAAGAATGGCTTTCAGGATATGATTATTTGTGGTGGTGCTCAGGAAACCAACAAATACTCTATGGCGAGTTTTGATGGATTAGGAGTTTTCTCAGCAAGAGAAGACGAACCTACAAAAGCTTCAAGGCCTTTTGATGCCGATAGAGATGGCTTAATTCCAAGTGGGGGAGCTGCCTCATTAATCGTTGAAAGTCTTGAATCTGCCCAAAGAAGAGGAGCTCCTATCATTGCTGAAATAATAGGATATGGTTTTTCATCCAATGGAGGACATATTTCAACTCCAAATGTTGACGGACCGGCTTTAGCGATGGATAGAGCTTTGAAACAATCCGGATTGAAAGCTTCAGACATCGATTATATTAACGCTCATGCCACTTCTACTCCAATTGGTGACGCTAATGAAGCGAAAGCCATCTATGAGATTTTTGGAAGCGAAGTTCCTGTAAGCTCTACGAAATCCATGACGGGACACGAGTGCTGGATGGCTGGTGCGAGTGAAGTTATTTATTCAATTCTGATGATGCAGAATGATTTTGTAGCCCCGAATATAAATCTGGAAAACCCTGATAATGAGGCTAAAAAGATAAATTTAGTCTCCAAAACAAAAAATCAAAAAATTGATGTATTTTTGTCGAATTCTTTTGGGTTCGGGGGAACCAATTCTGCATTAATAGTTAAAAAATTTGATTAA
- the fabG gene encoding 3-oxoacyl-ACP reductase FabG: protein MKCAIVTGGSRGIGRAICIKLAEEKNYHILINYTSNEAAAKETLAKVEELGATGEILKFDVGNTEEVQQVLTAWQDNNPEALVEVIVNNAGITRDGLFMWMQKEDWSSVINTSLDGFFNVTNFFIQKLLRNKYGRIINMVSVSGVKGAAGQTNYSAAKGALVGATKALAQEVAKRNITVNAVAPGFIKTDMTQEFNEDELKAMIPANRFGEAEEVADLVVFLASRKSSYITGEVININGGIYS, encoded by the coding sequence ATGAAATGTGCAATTGTAACAGGAGGCTCCAGAGGAATCGGGAGGGCGATCTGTATAAAACTGGCTGAAGAGAAGAATTACCATATACTCATTAACTACACTTCCAATGAAGCTGCAGCAAAAGAAACTTTGGCTAAAGTAGAAGAATTGGGAGCTACAGGGGAAATCCTTAAATTTGATGTAGGAAATACTGAAGAAGTACAACAGGTATTAACAGCCTGGCAGGACAATAATCCTGAAGCACTGGTAGAGGTTATCGTTAATAATGCCGGAATTACAAGAGACGGTTTGTTTATGTGGATGCAGAAAGAAGACTGGAGTAGTGTGATCAATACAAGCTTAGACGGGTTTTTCAATGTTACTAATTTCTTTATTCAAAAGCTGCTTCGTAACAAATATGGAAGGATCATCAATATGGTTTCTGTGTCCGGAGTAAAAGGAGCGGCTGGTCAAACCAATTATTCAGCAGCTAAAGGGGCATTGGTAGGAGCTACAAAAGCTCTTGCTCAGGAGGTTGCCAAAAGAAATATTACAGTAAATGCAGTAGCTCCTGGTTTTATTAAAACAGATATGACCCAAGAATTCAATGAAGATGAATTGAAGGCCATGATTCCTGCCAACAGATTTGGAGAAGCAGAAGAGGTTGCAGATCTTGTAGTATTTTTAGCATCCAGGAAATCTTCATACATTACAGGAGAAGTGATTAATATTAACGGCGGAATTTACTCGTAA